One genomic region from Hemiscyllium ocellatum isolate sHemOce1 chromosome 13, sHemOce1.pat.X.cur, whole genome shotgun sequence encodes:
- the LOC132821445 gene encoding extracellular calcium-sensing receptor-like: MFGKGNQSCTLQGRFNLPELSQDGDIIIGGVFPIHYRGELRKTSYQILPETPTCIDFNLRAFRWAQLMIFAIEEINNDPLLLPNITLGYKIYDSCATPVLALRAALTILNGQDENVTLLKCHGGSSVHALIADAGSTQSIAIARIVGIFGIPMVSYFSSCTCLSNKKQFPTFFRTVPSDYFQVSAFVQLVKHFGWTWLAVFGSNDDYGHLGISTFVEQVTKIGVCVAFSDFLPKVYDREKIMHQVKLIKSSNVKVILAFAPEIDLSFLMEELVRQNVTGLQWLASEGWSTAGLLSTAGNSETLGGTLGWAIRRADIPGIKQFLVRLHPSKYPGNVYIKQFWEAVFHCTWTPYNNTGETRMGPSKQECTGQENLKDVHTIFTDESQLRVSYNTYRAVYAVAHSTHNMMLCKNGQGPFLNKACPDISNLKPWQVLHYLKEVNFTTTFGDEVRFNANGDPLAAYDLLNWQVDSNGNIKYVKVGQYDASAKTENQLVIQEDAIIWNGGQKMVIKSQCSETCLPGTRKGVRPGQPICCFDCIPCAEGEISNETDSVDCLACQSDYWPNLKRDKCIPKEIEFLSFGDTMGIILTTLSLFGACISMVVMAVFYYYKDTPIVKANNSELSFLLLFALVFCFLCSLLFMGQPTVWSCMLQHTAFAIIFALCISCILGKTIIVLVAFTATHPNNDVMKWFSPLQRSLAVVLLPSIQVVICILWLLLSPPFPAKNIEYQSVTIILECNVGSATAFYCMLGYIGLLSVMCFVLAFLARTLPDNFNEAKFITFSMLIFCAVWITFIPVYINSGKYIVAVEIFAILSSSFSLLACIFAPKVYIILLRPELNTKGNIMGRSSSNKF; the protein is encoded by the exons ATGTTCGGCAAAGGCAATCAAAGTTGCACACTTCAAGGAAGGTTTAACTTGCCAGAGCTTTCACAAGATGGAGACATCATCATTGGTGGAGTTTTCCCCATTCATTACCGAGGAGAGCTTCGAAAGACTTCCTACCAAATTCTACCAGAAACTCCAACATGTATAGA TTTTAATCTGAGAGCATTTCGCTGGGCTCAGTTGATGATTTTTGCTATTGAAGAAATTAATAATGACCCATTACTTCTTCCCAATATCACTCTGGGGTATAAGATTTACGATTCCTGTGCCACTCCAGTGTTGGCTCTTAGAGCAGCCCTGACAATCCTTAATGGTCAAGATGAAAATGTTACACTTTTGAAATGCCATGGAGGTTCTTCAGTGCATGCACTTATTGCTGATGCTGGCTCAACACAATCCATAGCAATCGCCAGAATAGTGGGGATATTTGGAATACCAATG GTTAGTTACTTTTCCTCGTGCACGTGTTTGAGCAATAAAAAGCAATTCCCAACATTTTTCCGAACTGTACCCAGTGATTATTTCCAAGTCTCAGCATTTGTGCAGCTTGTGAAACATTTTGGTTGGACTTGGTTGGCAGTGTTTGGATCCAATGATGATTATGGACACTTGGGAATTTCGACCTTTGTGGAACAAGTCACAAAAATTGGAGTCTGTGTTGCTTTCTCTGACTTTCTCCCCAAAGTGTATGACAGGGAGAAAATCATGCACCAAGTCAAGCTCATTAAATCGTCGAATGTCAAAGTTATTCTCGCCTTTGCTCCTGAGATAGATCTGAGCTTCTTGATGGAGGAACTTGTGCGGCAGAATGTCACTGGATTGCAATGGTTGGCGAGTGAAGGCTGGAGCACTGCAGGACTGCTCTCTACAGCAGGCAATTCTGAAACTTTGGGTGGGACGTTGGGTTGGGCAATTCGTAGGGCTGATATTCCCGGTATTAAACAGTTCCTGGTCAGGCTCCATCCATCCAAGTACCCAGGCAATGTATATATTAAGCAGTTTTGGGAAGCTGTGTTTCATTGTACGTGGACACCATACAACAACACAGGAGAAACAAGGATGGGACCTTCAAAACAAGAGTGCACTGGGCAAGAAAACTTAAAAGACGTCCATACCATATTCACTGATGAATCACAATTGAGAGTTTCTTACAATACATATAGAGCTGTTTATGCTGTGGCCCATTCTACCCATAACATGATGCTGTGCAAAAATGGCCAAGGGCCATTTCTCAATAAAGCATGTCCAGACATTTCAAACCTTAAACCTTGGCAG GTCCTACATTACTTAAAGGAGGTTAACTTTACAACTACGTTTGGAGATGAAGTGAGATTCAATGCCAATGGTGATCCTCTTGCAGCCTATGATCTCTTGAATTGGCAGGTGGACTCAAATGGGAACATTAAGTACGTTAAAGTTGGCCAGTACGATGCATCTGCTAAGACTGAGAACCAACTGGTGATTCAGGAGGATGCTATAATCTGGAATGGAGGACAGAAAATG GTCATCAAGTCACAGTGCAGTGAAACTTGTTTACCTGGAACAAGAAAAGGAGTCAGACCTGGACAGCCAATTTGTTGCTTTGATTGTATACCCTGTGCTGAAGGTGAAATTAGCAATGAAACTG ATTCCGTGGACTGCTTGGCATGTCAGTCCGATTACTGGCCAAACCTAAAAAGAGACAAATGCATCCCAAAGGAAATTGAGTTTTTGTCATTCGGAGACACTATGGGGATCATTTTAACAACATTGTCCTTATTTGGTGCTTGCATATCAATGGTTGTTATGGCTGTTTTCTACTATTATAAGGATACACCTATTGTCAAAGCTAACAATTCTGAGTTAAGCTTTCTTCTTTTATTTGCATTGGTATTCTGCTTCCTCTGCTCCCTTCTCTTCATGGGTCAACCAACAGTCTGGTCCTGCATGTTACAACATACAGCATTCGCAATCATATTTGCCCTTTGCATCTCTTGTATCCTTGGAAAAACAATCATAGTATTAGTGGCATTCACTGCAACACATCCAAATAATGATGTTATGAAATGGTTTAGTCCACTACAACGAAGTCTTGCTGTGGTTCTTCTGCCATCAATTCAAGTTGTGATATGTATTCTGTGGTTGTTATTATCACCCCCATTTCCAGCAAAAAATATTGAATATCAAAGTGTGACCATTATATTAGAATGTAATGTGGGGTCAGCCACAGCCTTTTATTGCATGTTGGGCTACATTGGCTTACTCTCTGTTATGTGCTTTGTTCTTGCATTCCTAGCACGTACGTTGCCAGATAACTTCAATGAAGCAAAGTTTATCACCTTCAGCATGCTGATCTTCTGTGCAGTTTGGATAACTTTCATCCCGGTTTACATCAATTCCGGAAAGTACATAGTAGCTGTTGAAATATTTGCAATATTGTCTTCCAGTTTTAGTTTGTTGGCCTGTATATTTGCTCCAAAGGTTTATATCATTCTATTgaggccagaactgaacaccaaAGGAAATATAATGGGCCGGTCGTCCTCTAACAAGTTTTGA